The following are encoded together in the Streptococcus oralis genome:
- a CDS encoding type I restriction-modification system subunit M has protein sequence METTQTSQSLYQALWNSADVLRSKMDANDYKSYLLGMVFYKYLSDKMLFFVAETMEEGTDSLEDALEVYRNYYEDADTHEDLIAVMKDELNYSIKPDLTFTALVARVNEGTFQLEDLAQGFRDIEQSDDLYENLFEDIDLYSKKLGATPQKQNQTVAAVMKELAVLDVAGHAGDMLGDAYEYLIGQFATDSGKKAGEFYTPQPVAKLMTQIAFLDREDQQGFTIYDATMGSGSLLLNAKKYSHKPQTVVYFGQELNTSTYNLARMNMILHGVPVENQFLHNADTLDEDWPTQEPTNFDGVLMNPPYSAKWSASSGFLNDPRFSPFGKLAPQSKADFAFLLHGYYHLKQDNGVMAIVLPHGVLFRGNAEGTIRKALLEEGAIDTVIGLPANIFFNTSIPTTVIILKKNRTNRDVYFIDASKEFDKGKNQNIMTDAHIEKILEAYKSREEMDKFAHLASYEEIVENDYNLNIPRYVDTFEEEEVEPLTEIVSKINETNKAIESQTASLLEILNQLHGTTPEADAELKEFLKNFKG, from the coding sequence ATGGAAACAACACAAACTTCCCAGTCGCTCTATCAAGCCCTGTGGAACTCAGCGGATGTTCTCCGCTCTAAGATGGATGCCAACGACTACAAGTCTTATCTTTTGGGCATGGTCTTTTATAAGTATCTGTCAGACAAGATGCTCTTTTTCGTGGCGGAGACTATGGAAGAAGGGACGGATAGTCTTGAGGATGCTCTTGAGGTCTATCGTAACTACTACGAGGATGCGGACACTCACGAGGATCTTATTGCAGTCATGAAGGACGAACTCAACTATAGTATCAAGCCTGACCTGACCTTTACGGCTCTGGTAGCACGTGTCAATGAGGGGACTTTTCAGCTAGAAGATCTGGCTCAAGGTTTTCGTGATATCGAGCAGAGTGACGACCTTTATGAAAACCTCTTTGAAGATATTGATCTCTATTCCAAAAAGCTAGGGGCAACTCCACAAAAGCAAAACCAAACAGTGGCGGCAGTCATGAAAGAGTTGGCTGTGCTAGATGTGGCTGGTCATGCTGGTGATATGCTGGGGGATGCCTATGAGTATCTGATCGGTCAGTTTGCGACTGACTCGGGTAAGAAAGCAGGTGAATTCTATACGCCTCAACCTGTTGCCAAGCTCATGACTCAGATTGCCTTTTTAGATCGTGAGGACCAGCAAGGATTTACCATCTATGATGCGACCATGGGCTCTGGCTCTCTCTTGCTCAATGCCAAGAAATACTCTCATAAACCGCAGACAGTGGTCTACTTTGGTCAGGAGCTCAATACCTCAACCTATAACCTAGCTCGGATGAATATGATTCTACACGGTGTTCCAGTTGAGAATCAATTTCTCCACAATGCCGATACACTAGACGAAGACTGGCCGACACAGGAACCGACCAACTTTGACGGGGTTCTCATGAACCCTCCATACTCTGCCAAGTGGTCCGCAAGTTCTGGCTTCCTGAATGATCCTCGTTTCTCTCCTTTTGGGAAACTAGCGCCCCAATCCAAGGCTGATTTTGCCTTTCTTTTGCATGGTTACTACCATCTCAAGCAGGATAATGGTGTTATGGCTATCGTCCTTCCCCACGGTGTCCTTTTCCGTGGTAATGCGGAAGGGACCATTCGTAAGGCTTTGCTAGAAGAAGGTGCTATTGATACGGTTATCGGTCTACCTGCCAATATCTTCTTTAATACCAGCATTCCGACCACGGTTATCATTCTCAAAAAGAACCGTACCAATCGGGATGTCTACTTTATCGATGCTTCTAAGGAGTTTGATAAAGGCAAAAACCAAAATATCATGACGGATGCTCATATTGAGAAGATTTTGGAAGCCTACAAGTCACGTGAGGAGATGGATAAGTTTGCCCACCTAGCAAGCTATGAAGAAATCGTCGAAAATGACTACAACCTCAATATCCCTCGCTATGTAGATACCTTTGAGGAAGAAGAAGTAGAGCCACTGACAGAAATCGTCAGCAAGATTAACGAGACAAATAAAGCTATCGAAAGCCAAACAGCTTCATTATTGGAAATACTCAACCAACTCCACGGAACCACACCAGAAGCCGATGCTGAACTTAAAGAGTTTTTGAAAAACTTTAAAGGGTGA
- the pnp gene encoding polyribonucleotide nucleotidyltransferase, protein MTKQVFQTTFAGRELIVETGQVAKQANGAVVVRYGESTVLTAAVMSKKMATGDFFPLQVNYEEKMYAAGKFPGGFMKREGRPSTDATLTARLIDRPIRPMFAEGFRNEVQVINTVLSYDENASAPMAAMFGSSLALSISDIPFDGPIAGVQVGYVDGQIIINPTQEQAERSLLELTVAGTKHAINMVESGAKELSEEIMLEALLKGHEAVKELIAFQEEIVAAVGKEKAEVELLHVDADLQAEIIAAYNSDLQKAVQVEEKLAREAATQAVKDQVTAVYEEKYADHEEFDRIMRDVAEILEQMEHAEVRRLITEDKVRPDGRKVDEIRPLDAQVDYLPRVHGSGLFTRGQTQALSVLTLAPMGETQIIDGLDPEYKKRFMHHYNFPQYSVGETGRYGAPGRREIGHGALGERALAQVLPSLEEFPYAIRLVAEVLESNGSSSQASICAGTLALMAGGVPIKAPVAGIAMGLISDGNNYTVLTDIQGLEDHFGDMDFKVAGTRDGITALQMDIKIQGITAEILTEALAQAKKARFEILDVIEATIPEVRPELAPTAPKIDTIKIDVDKIKIVIGKGGETIDKIIAETGVKIDIDEEGNVSIYSSDQDAINRTKEIIAGLVREAKVDEVYHAKVVRIEKFGAFVNLFDKTDALVHISEMAWTRTNRVEDLVAIGDEVDVKVIKIDEKGRIDASMKALLPRPPKPEHDEKGEKSERPHRPRHHKDHKLKKEFTETPKDSE, encoded by the coding sequence ATGACAAAACAAGTGTTTCAAACGACTTTTGCGGGTCGTGAGTTAATCGTAGAGACTGGTCAGGTTGCTAAGCAAGCAAATGGCGCAGTTGTTGTGCGTTACGGTGAGTCAACTGTCTTGACTGCGGCAGTTATGTCTAAGAAAATGGCAACTGGGGATTTCTTCCCACTTCAAGTCAACTACGAAGAAAAAATGTATGCGGCTGGGAAGTTTCCTGGTGGCTTTATGAAACGTGAAGGACGTCCTTCAACAGATGCGACTTTGACAGCGCGTTTGATTGACCGTCCAATCCGTCCTATGTTTGCGGAAGGTTTCCGTAACGAAGTGCAAGTGATCAATACGGTCCTTTCTTATGATGAAAATGCCTCTGCTCCAATGGCAGCAATGTTTGGATCATCCTTGGCACTTTCTATCTCAGACATTCCGTTTGACGGTCCAATCGCTGGGGTACAAGTGGGTTATGTCGATGGCCAAATCATCATCAATCCTACTCAAGAACAAGCAGAGCGTTCGCTTCTTGAATTGACAGTAGCTGGTACCAAACACGCTATCAACATGGTTGAGTCTGGTGCCAAAGAATTGTCAGAAGAAATCATGCTGGAAGCTCTTCTTAAAGGGCATGAAGCTGTCAAAGAATTGATTGCCTTCCAAGAAGAAATAGTTGCGGCAGTCGGTAAGGAAAAAGCAGAAGTGGAATTGCTTCATGTGGATGCTGACTTGCAAGCTGAAATCATCGCAGCCTACAACAGCGACCTCCAAAAAGCGGTTCAAGTAGAAGAAAAATTGGCTCGTGAAGCTGCAACTCAAGCAGTTAAAGACCAAGTGACTGCTGTGTATGAAGAAAAATATGCAGACCACGAAGAATTTGACCGTATCATGCGTGATGTGGCTGAAATCTTGGAACAAATGGAGCACGCTGAAGTGCGTCGCTTGATTACAGAAGATAAGGTTCGTCCTGACGGTCGTAAGGTCGATGAAATCCGTCCTTTAGATGCGCAGGTCGACTATCTTCCTCGTGTACATGGTTCTGGTCTTTTCACTCGTGGACAAACTCAAGCTCTTTCAGTCTTGACCTTGGCTCCGATGGGAGAAACTCAAATCATCGATGGTTTGGATCCTGAGTACAAGAAACGCTTTATGCACCACTATAACTTCCCTCAATACTCTGTAGGGGAAACAGGTCGTTACGGTGCGCCTGGTCGTCGTGAAATTGGTCACGGTGCTCTCGGTGAACGTGCTCTTGCTCAAGTCTTGCCAAGTTTGGAAGAATTCCCATACGCGATCCGCTTGGTAGCAGAAGTATTGGAATCAAATGGTTCTTCATCTCAAGCTTCTATCTGTGCGGGAACTCTTGCCCTTATGGCTGGTGGTGTGCCAATCAAGGCGCCAGTAGCTGGTATTGCCATGGGTCTCATCTCAGATGGAAATAACTATACAGTATTGACAGATATCCAAGGATTGGAAGACCACTTTGGAGACATGGACTTTAAGGTTGCCGGTACTCGTGACGGGATTACAGCCCTTCAAATGGATATCAAGATTCAAGGGATTACTGCAGAAATCTTGACTGAGGCCCTTGCTCAAGCCAAGAAAGCGCGTTTTGAAATCCTTGATGTGATTGAAGCAACCATTCCAGAAGTTCGTCCAGAATTGGCTCCAACTGCACCGAAAATTGATACCATCAAGATTGATGTGGACAAGATCAAGATTGTTATCGGTAAGGGTGGAGAAACCATCGACAAGATTATCGCTGAAACAGGCGTTAAGATTGATATCGACGAAGAGGGTAATGTGTCTATCTACTCTAGCGACCAAGATGCCATTAACCGTACCAAAGAAATTATTGCTGGCTTGGTTCGTGAAGCCAAAGTGGATGAAGTTTACCATGCCAAGGTTGTTCGTATTGAGAAATTTGGTGCCTTTGTCAACCTCTTTGATAAGACAGATGCACTTGTGCACATTTCTGAAATGGCTTGGACTCGTACCAACCGTGTCGAGGACTTGGTAGCTATCGGTGATGAAGTCGATGTTAAGGTTATCAAGATTGATGAAAAAGGCCGTATCGATGCCTCTATGAAGGCTCTTCTTCCTCGTCCGCCAAAACCTGAGCATGATGAAAAAGGCGAAAAGTCTGAGCGACCTCACCGTCCACGTCATCACAAGGACCACAAACTGAAGAAAGAATTTACAGAAACACCAAAAGATTCAGAATAA
- a CDS encoding helix-turn-helix domain-containing protein, producing MKNSTIGSNWKDVRTELFTKEEILESDMRVAIMSELIEARHEQGISQKKLEELSGVSQPVIARMETGKTSPQLDTVLKVLASLGKTLAVVPLEQEKN from the coding sequence ATGAAGAATAGTACCATTGGAAGTAATTGGAAGGATGTCCGAACAGAACTCTTTACCAAGGAAGAAATTCTTGAAAGTGATATGCGAGTGGCTATTATGAGTGAGTTGATTGAGGCTAGACATGAGCAAGGTATCAGTCAGAAAAAGCTAGAGGAACTCAGTGGAGTAAGCCAGCCTGTCATAGCTAGGATGGAAACAGGAAAGACTAGTCCTCAGTTGGATACGGTCTTAAAAGTCTTAGCCAGTTTAGGAAAGACACTAGCAGTCGTCCCACTTGAACAGGAAAAAAATTGA
- the cysE gene encoding serine O-acetyltransferase — translation MGWWRETIDIVKENDPAARTTLEVLLTYPGVKALAAHRLSHFLWKHGFKLLARMHSQFWRFWTQIEIHPGAQIESGVFIDHGSGLVIGETAIVEKGVLLYHGVTLGGTGKDVGKRHPTVRKGALISAHAQVIGPVEIGENAKVGAAAVVVADVPSDVTVVGIPAKIVRVHGQKDEPTIHEVEEKREYYVNKLEQAREASHRSSGL, via the coding sequence ATGGGATGGTGGCGCGAAACCATTGATATTGTAAAAGAAAATGATCCAGCGGCACGCACCACTTTGGAAGTTTTGCTGACTTATCCAGGTGTCAAGGCCTTAGCTGCCCACCGTCTCTCGCATTTTCTCTGGAAGCACGGCTTCAAACTCTTGGCTCGGATGCATAGTCAGTTTTGGCGCTTTTGGACCCAGATTGAGATCCATCCGGGTGCTCAGATAGAATCAGGTGTCTTTATCGACCATGGCTCAGGTCTGGTGATTGGAGAGACGGCGATTGTTGAAAAAGGCGTTCTTCTCTATCACGGAGTGACTCTTGGTGGAACAGGGAAGGATGTTGGCAAACGCCATCCGACTGTCCGAAAAGGGGCGCTGATTTCGGCCCATGCCCAAGTCATCGGACCGGTAGAAATCGGTGAAAATGCCAAGGTTGGTGCAGCAGCAGTTGTCGTGGCAGATGTACCTAGTGATGTGACGGTTGTCGGTATTCCAGCTAAGATCGTCCGAGTTCATGGACAGAAGGATGAACCAACGATCCACGAAGTCGAAGAAAAACGAGAGTACTACGTCAATAAACTAGAGCAGGCTAGAGAAGCCAGTCACAGATCGTCAGGGTTGTAG
- the metF gene encoding methylenetetrahydrofolate reductase [NAD(P)H] — MSRQTPSLSFEVFPPNPAVGNDKIISALQDMRELTPHFISVTASNNKFNIKETTVRLADFIQNDLAIPTIAHLPAIYLTKDKVAETIADLDKVGVQKILALRGDIIPDVEPQKDFRYATDLIEFIKEQAPQFDIIGACYPEGHPDSPNQISDIQNLKKKVDAGCSSLVTQLFFDNERFYDFQDKCTLAGIDVPIHAGIMPILNRNQALRLLKTCENIHLPRKFKAILDKYEHDPESLRAAGLAYAVDQIVDLVTQDVAGVHLYTMNNAETAKYIHQATHALFNHQSLG, encoded by the coding sequence ATGTCACGCCAAACACCGTCACTTTCATTTGAAGTGTTCCCTCCAAACCCAGCAGTGGGTAATGATAAAATTATTTCAGCCTTGCAGGATATGCGGGAGCTGACACCTCACTTTATCAGTGTGACTGCCAGCAATAATAAATTTAATATCAAGGAAACAACGGTTCGTTTGGCTGATTTTATCCAGAATGACTTGGCGATTCCAACTATTGCCCACTTGCCAGCTATCTATCTGACCAAGGATAAAGTTGCTGAAACCATTGCAGACTTGGATAAGGTTGGGGTACAGAAAATCTTGGCCTTGCGTGGGGATATTATCCCTGATGTGGAACCACAAAAGGATTTCCGCTACGCAACGGATTTGATCGAGTTCATCAAGGAACAAGCCCCTCAATTTGATATTATTGGCGCTTGCTACCCAGAGGGGCACCCTGACTCTCCAAACCAGATCTCAGATATTCAAAATCTCAAGAAGAAAGTGGATGCAGGCTGTTCCAGCCTCGTAACGCAGCTTTTCTTTGACAATGAGCGCTTCTATGATTTTCAAGATAAGTGTACCTTGGCAGGGATTGATGTTCCCATTCATGCGGGGATCATGCCCATTCTTAACCGTAACCAAGCGCTTCGTCTCTTGAAAACGTGTGAGAATATCCATCTTCCGCGCAAATTCAAAGCCATCTTAGACAAGTATGAGCATGACCCTGAGTCGCTCAGAGCAGCAGGACTTGCCTATGCAGTGGATCAAATCGTGGACTTGGTAACCCAGGATGTCGCAGGTGTGCATCTCTACACCATGAACAATGCTGAAACAGCCAAATACATCCACCAAGCAACCCACGCCTTGTTTAATCATCAGTCTTTAGGATAA
- a CDS encoding restriction endonuclease subunit S, giving the protein MAYRPVFYGDAFGYKKHMIDFEFFTGFSLSQKQKSIQSLHNSIIRNFPGRKILEVSSKSLDEIGRQASAFNLNVILKSGKEFSVEQIFQGSKKFRRGGSQLHLIDQMTSKELKKYIGKLHQVDELVSFESFGQIFPLKPQTFFYNWLYINSLHKNQFLANQIINYDTFTDIEFNPNKSKNCQAEACSIYVYLYKSNLLDYALSSKENFLQVVYREQTCNSCSNIEGNDSKEISLFGYEEELKSLRESYSKKVPKYRNSSFNDEWIRQSLGKTVEIIMGQSPDSKNYTDNPNDYILVQGNADMQNGRVVPRVWTTQITKLAEKGDFILSVRAPVGDIGKTDYNVVIGRGVAAIRGNEFIFQLLSRMKQTNYWAKFSTGSTFESINSSDIKSAEIYLPSQDEQSAIGSLFHTLDDLLSSYKDNLANYQSLKATMLSKMFPKTGHTVPEIRLDGFEGEWEVQTLKELASFSKGNGYTKNDLVNSGKEIILYGRLYTNYQTIISKVNTFVTSVKVNTVISKGGEVIVPASGETAEDISRASVVEKSGIILGGDLNIIYPDENKVDSIFLALTISNGSQQKELIKRAQGKSVVHLRNNDLEKVVLHYPSMEEQRAIGSYFSNLDNLINSHQEKISQLETLKKKLLRDMFI; this is encoded by the coding sequence ATGGCTTATAGACCAGTATTTTATGGAGATGCTTTTGGGTATAAAAAGCACATGATTGATTTTGAGTTTTTCACAGGATTTTCTTTGTCTCAAAAACAAAAGTCAATTCAATCCTTGCATAATAGTATTATTAGGAATTTTCCAGGTAGAAAGATACTAGAAGTATCTAGTAAATCTCTTGACGAAATAGGTAGACAAGCTAGTGCATTTAACTTAAATGTAATTTTAAAATCTGGAAAAGAGTTTTCTGTTGAACAGATTTTTCAAGGGAGTAAGAAATTTAGGCGAGGTGGCTCTCAACTGCACTTGATAGATCAAATGACGTCAAAAGAATTAAAAAAGTATATTGGTAAACTTCACCAAGTTGATGAATTAGTTTCTTTTGAATCTTTTGGTCAAATATTTCCACTAAAACCTCAAACATTTTTTTATAATTGGCTTTATATTAACTCTCTTCACAAAAACCAATTCTTGGCTAATCAAATTATAAATTATGATACATTTACTGATATAGAATTTAATCCAAATAAATCAAAAAATTGTCAAGCTGAAGCATGCTCTATTTATGTTTACTTATACAAGAGTAATTTGCTAGATTATGCTTTATCTAGTAAAGAGAATTTTCTGCAAGTTGTTTACCGAGAACAAACATGCAACTCTTGCTCTAATATTGAAGGGAATGATAGTAAAGAAATTTCATTGTTTGGTTATGAAGAAGAACTCAAATCATTAAGAGAATCTTATTCCAAAAAAGTTCCTAAATATAGAAATAGTAGCTTTAATGATGAATGGATTCGCCAAAGCCTTGGAAAAACTGTCGAAATAATTATGGGGCAATCACCCGATAGTAAAAACTATACTGATAATCCAAATGATTATATATTAGTACAAGGTAATGCAGATATGCAGAATGGTAGGGTTGTCCCAAGAGTCTGGACAACACAGATTACAAAGTTAGCTGAAAAAGGTGATTTTATATTAAGTGTTCGAGCACCTGTTGGAGATATAGGTAAGACAGATTATAATGTTGTTATCGGACGTGGGGTAGCGGCAATAAGAGGAAATGAGTTTATATTTCAATTATTGTCAAGGATGAAGCAAACAAATTATTGGGCAAAATTTTCTACAGGTTCAACTTTTGAGAGCATTAATTCAAGTGATATAAAATCAGCTGAAATTTATTTACCAAGTCAAGACGAACAATCCGCCATCGGCTCCCTCTTCCACACCCTCGATGACCTTCTGTCTAGCTACAAGGACAATCTCGCCAACTACCAATCTCTCAAGGCGACCATGCTCTCAAAGATGTTTCCGAAGACTGGACATACGGTACCTGAGATTCGCTTGGATGGATTTGAAGGTGAGTGGGAAGTTCAAACTTTAAAAGAATTAGCTAGTTTTTCTAAAGGGAATGGTTATACCAAAAATGATTTGGTTAATTCGGGCAAAGAGATAATTCTATATGGTCGACTTTATACTAATTATCAAACTATAATTTCTAAAGTTAACACTTTTGTCACATCAGTAAAAGTAAATACTGTGATTAGTAAAGGTGGAGAAGTTATAGTTCCAGCATCTGGTGAAACTGCAGAAGATATTTCAAGAGCATCAGTTGTTGAGAAATCAGGAATTATTTTGGGTGGTGATTTAAATATAATCTATCCAGATGAAAATAAAGTGGACTCTATTTTCTTAGCTTTAACTATTTCAAATGGAAGTCAACAGAAAGAATTGATTAAAAGAGCACAAGGGAAGTCAGTCGTACACTTAAGAAATAACGATTTAGAAAAAGTTGTCTTACACTATCCTTCTATGGAGGAACAACGTGCTATCGGCTCCTATTTCTCTAACCTTGATAACCTCATCAATTCTCATCAAGAAAAAATTTCTCAGCTTGAGACTTTGAAAAAGAAACTCTTGCGGGATATGTTTATATAG
- a CDS encoding YbgA family protein yields MEQINQKSQCQQLWARNKYLVLSHSSNIYNEIRQYLKNEQVEVSQVQEMIDRACQIPEHRGQVCNAFQHIWGYFKKKATDVERKDYMLLLDRYRFGQASKEDLVVKTRDLLEHYPNTYLQYSTLLKGDSNETLA; encoded by the coding sequence ATGGAACAAATTAACCAAAAATCCCAGTGCCAACAACTCTGGGCTAGAAACAAATACCTCGTTTTGAGCCATTCCAGTAATATTTATAATGAGATTCGCCAATACTTGAAGAATGAACAGGTGGAGGTGAGTCAGGTTCAAGAGATGATTGACCGTGCCTGTCAAATCCCCGAACACAGGGGTCAGGTTTGCAATGCCTTTCAGCATATTTGGGGCTATTTCAAAAAGAAAGCGACAGATGTTGAGCGTAAGGACTATATGCTCTTGCTGGATCGCTACCGCTTTGGTCAGGCTTCCAAGGAAGACTTAGTCGTTAAAACTCGAGACTTGCTTGAACACTATCCAAATACCTACTTGCAATATTCGACCTTACTGAAAGGAGACTCCAATGAGACTTTGGCATGA
- the metE gene encoding 5-methyltetrahydropteroyltriglutamate--homocysteine S-methyltransferase: MSTTIIGFPRLGEFRELKFTTEKYFRKEISEEELLAAAKDLRAKHWNIVKEKGITEIPSNDFSHYDNFLDAAFLFNVVPASVQNLDLSDLERYFALGRGYQGEKGDVRALPMKKWFNTNYHYIVPKFEKDTQVKLAGHKIFDEFQEAKELGLNTRPVLVGPFTFLQLSDFEEGVKAEDFVDSLVAAYQEVFAKLAELGATRIQLDEAALVKDLTAEEKALFLNLYNKLLADKKGLEVLLQTYFGDVRDVYSDLVNLPVDAIGLDFVEGKKTLELVKGGFPADKTLYAGIVNGKNIWRNNYEKSLAVLEQIPAETIVLTSSCSLLHVPFTTANEEFEPAILNHFAFAVEKLDEIRDLDAIRNGQGAEALAANKELFATERVGENAELRARIAGLTDADYTRLPAFAEREAIQEEAFKLPALPTTTIGSFPQTKEVRAKRLAFRKGELSQEEYDAFLAETIDEWIKWQEEVGFDVLVHGEFERNDMVEYFGQNLSGYLFSKNGWVQSYGMRGVKPPIIWGDVTRLNPITVKWSSYAQSRTDKPVKGMLTGPVTILNWSFPREDISIKDSTLQIALAIKDEVLDLEAAGVKIIQIDEAALREKLPLRRSDWYEDYLDWAIPAFRLVHSTVAPDTQIHTHMCYSEFTDIIPAIDNMDADVISFEASRSNLEILDELKAKNFQTEVGPGVYDIHSPRVPNEGEIDHTIDAILAKVPSKKVWINPDCGLKTRGIPETKESLIRLVEAAKAAREKL; the protein is encoded by the coding sequence ATGTCAACTACGATCATCGGTTTCCCTCGTTTGGGCGAATTCCGCGAATTAAAATTTACAACTGAAAAATACTTTAGAAAAGAAATCTCAGAAGAAGAACTCTTGGCAGCAGCAAAAGACTTGCGTGCTAAACACTGGAACATTGTCAAAGAAAAAGGCATCACTGAAATCCCTTCAAATGACTTTTCTCACTATGACAACTTCCTAGATGCAGCTTTCCTTTTCAACGTGGTACCTGCTTCAGTTCAAAACTTGGACTTGTCTGACCTTGAGCGTTACTTTGCTTTGGGACGTGGTTACCAAGGAGAAAAAGGGGATGTTCGTGCCCTTCCGATGAAGAAATGGTTCAACACCAACTACCACTACATCGTTCCTAAATTTGAAAAAGACACTCAAGTTAAATTGGCTGGTCACAAGATCTTTGATGAGTTCCAAGAAGCAAAAGAACTTGGTCTCAACACTCGTCCTGTTCTTGTAGGTCCATTCACTTTCCTTCAATTGTCAGACTTTGAAGAAGGCGTGAAAGCTGAAGACTTCGTAGATAGCTTAGTGGCTGCATACCAAGAAGTTTTTGCTAAATTGGCGGAGCTTGGTGCAACTCGCATCCAACTCGACGAAGCGGCTCTTGTCAAAGACTTGACAGCTGAAGAAAAAGCTCTCTTCTTGAACCTCTACAACAAGCTTTTGGCTGACAAGAAAGGTCTTGAAGTCTTGCTTCAAACTTACTTCGGTGACGTTCGTGACGTCTACTCTGATCTTGTGAACTTGCCAGTAGATGCCATTGGTTTGGACTTCGTTGAAGGTAAGAAAACTCTTGAACTCGTTAAAGGTGGTTTCCCAGCTGACAAGACTCTCTATGCTGGTATCGTCAATGGTAAAAACATCTGGCGCAACAACTACGAAAAGAGCTTGGCTGTTCTTGAGCAAATCCCAGCTGAAACCATCGTATTGACAAGCTCATGCTCACTTCTTCACGTGCCATTTACAACTGCTAACGAAGAATTTGAACCAGCTATCTTGAACCACTTTGCATTTGCAGTTGAAAAATTGGATGAGATCCGTGACTTGGATGCTATCCGCAATGGTCAAGGTGCAGAAGCTCTTGCAGCTAACAAAGAACTCTTTGCGACTGAGCGTGTGGGTGAAAATGCAGAACTTCGTGCGCGCATCGCTGGATTGACTGACGCAGACTACACTCGTTTGCCAGCCTTTGCAGAACGTGAAGCCATCCAAGAAGAAGCCTTTAAACTTCCAGCTCTTCCAACAACAACCATCGGTTCATTCCCTCAAACTAAGGAAGTCCGTGCCAAACGTTTGGCCTTTCGTAAGGGTGAATTGTCACAAGAAGAGTACGACGCTTTCCTTGCTGAAACCATCGACGAATGGATCAAATGGCAAGAAGAAGTTGGATTTGACGTGCTTGTACACGGTGAGTTCGAGCGTAACGACATGGTTGAGTACTTCGGTCAAAACTTGTCCGGTTACCTCTTCTCTAAGAATGGTTGGGTACAATCATACGGTATGCGTGGGGTGAAACCACCAATCATCTGGGGTGACGTCACTCGTCTTAACCCAATCACTGTCAAATGGTCTAGCTACGCACAAAGCCGTACAGACAAGCCTGTCAAAGGTATGTTGACTGGACCGGTTACCATCCTCAACTGGTCATTCCCACGTGAAGACATCTCTATCAAGGACTCAACTCTTCAAATCGCCCTTGCTATCAAGGATGAAGTTCTTGACCTTGAAGCTGCAGGTGTGAAAATCATCCAAATCGACGAGGCTGCTCTTCGTGAGAAATTGCCACTCCGTCGTAGCGACTGGTACGAAGACTACCTTGACTGGGCTATTCCAGCCTTCCGCTTGGTACACTCTACAGTTGCGCCAGATACTCAAATCCACACTCACATGTGTTACTCAGAATTTACAGATATCATCCCAGCTATCGACAACATGGATGCGGACGTTATTTCATTTGAGGCAAGCCGTTCAAACCTTGAAATCTTGGACGAACTCAAAGCGAAAAACTTCCAAACAGAAGTGGGACCTGGGGTTTACGATATCCACTCACCTCGTGTGCCAAACGAAGGCGAAATCGACCACACGATTGATGCTATTCTTGCCAAAGTACCAAGCAAGAAAGTTTGGATCAACCCTGACTGTGGTTTGAAAACACGTGGTATTCCAGAAACAAAAGAAAGCTTGATCCGCCTTGTCGAAGCAGCAAAAGCTGCGCGTGAGAAATTGTAA
- a CDS encoding TIGR02328 family protein has protein sequence MRLWHEDLISQLPRPQLLGQHRECCALRGNGWGRKHATVDYVFTHSPYQLYAYHRLIMEEMANRGYNVSPEWLDKNYRGKTCPPYEDLPEEKLGKPIYSEHDAGYYEECLANLREKGIELV, from the coding sequence ATGAGACTTTGGCATGAGGATTTGATTTCACAACTTCCCCGTCCGCAACTCTTGGGACAACATCGAGAGTGCTGTGCCCTGCGTGGCAATGGCTGGGGGAGAAAGCATGCGACGGTGGACTATGTCTTTACTCACTCGCCCTATCAACTCTATGCTTATCATCGCTTGATCATGGAGGAGATGGCTAACCGTGGCTACAATGTCAGTCCAGAGTGGTTGGACAAGAACTACCGAGGTAAGACCTGCCCTCCTTATGAAGACTTGCCTGAGGAAAAGTTGGGCAAGCCCATCTATAGTGAGCATGATGCAGGATACTATGAGGAATGTCTGGCTAATCTCCGTGAGAAAGGCATTGAGTTGGTGTAA